The proteins below come from a single Oxyura jamaicensis isolate SHBP4307 breed ruddy duck chromosome 1, BPBGC_Ojam_1.0, whole genome shotgun sequence genomic window:
- the TOM1 gene encoding target of Myb protein 1 isoform X2: MDFLLGNPFSSPVGQRIERATDGSLRNEDWALNMEICDIINETEEGPKDAFRAIKKRIAGNKNFHEVMLALTVLETCVKNCGHRFHVLVASQDFVESVLVRTILPKNNPPAIVHDKVLTLIQSWADAFRSSPDLTGVVAVYEDLRRKGLEFPMTDLDMLSPIHTPRRTVYSSNSQSGQNSPVVNSPQQMESILHPVTLPAGGETSSEAPITPTPEQIRKLRSELEVVNGNVKVMSEMLTELVPSQAETSDLELLQELNRTCRAMQQRVLELIPRVLHEQLTEELLLINDNLNNVFLRHERFERLRTGQSVKAPTEAQNSLIDLGPSTPSAARQPEVTNNLSSQLAGMNLGSSSVSAGLHSLNTSGKLEEEFDMFAMTRGSSLAEQRREVKYEDPQASKGLAGALDARQQNTGAVPVPQANFMEDIEKWLSTDVGESEDAKGVTSEEFDKFLEERAKVADRLPTLSSSSAGTSVSPPAASHHRKQAKEDDAMFAL, encoded by the exons CGAGGACTGGGCTCTCAACATGGAGATCTGCGACATCATTAACGAGACTGAAGAAGG ACCCAAAGATGCCTTCCGAGCCATAAAGAAGAGAATTGCAGGGAATAAGAATTTCCATGAAGTTATGCTGGCTTTGACG GTCTTGGAGACATGCGTCAAAAACTGTGGCCATCGCTTCCATGTCCTTGTGGCCAGCCAGGACTTTGTGGAAAGCGTCCTGGTGAGAACAATCCTGCCGAAGAACAATCCACCTGCCATAGTGCACGACAAGGTGCTGACCCTCATCCAG TCCTGGGCGGATGCTTTCCGCAGCTCACCGGACTTGACTGGTGTTGTGGCTGTCTACGAAGACCTTAGACGGAAAGGCCTGGAGTTCCCCATGACCGATCTGGACATGCTGTCACCCATCCACACACCACGGAGG ACTGTGTACAGCTCCAACTCCCAGTCTGGACAGAACTCACCTGTGGTCAACTCCCCGCAGCAGATGGAGTCCATCCTCCACCCTGTCACCCTGCCCGCTGGCGGAGAGACATCCAGCGAGGCGCCCATCACACCCACACCAGAGCAG ATCAGGAAGCTGCGCAGCGAGCTGGAAGTGGTGAACGGGAACGTGAAGGTCATGTCGGAGATGCTGACAGAGTTGGTGCCGTCGCAGGCTGAGACTTCCgacctggagctgctgcaa GAGCTGAATCGTACATGCAGAGCCATGCAACAGCGTGTGCTGGAACTGATTCCCCGTGTCCTCCACGAGCAGCTCACCGAGGAGCTACTCCTCATCAATGACAACCTCAACAACGTGTTTCTACGCCATGAAAG gttTGAGCGTCTTCGGACCGGACAGTCTGTTAAG gcaCCAACTGAGGCACAGAACAGCTTGATTGACCTGGGACCCAGTACTCCTTCTGCAGCGAGACAGCCTGAAGTCACCAACaacctctcctcccagctggcTGGAATGA acctgGGCTCAAGCAGCGTGAGTGCAGGGCTGCACTCCCTCAACACCTCTGGCAAGCTGGAAGAAGAGTTCGACATGTTTGCCATGACCCGGGGCAGCTCGCTGGCTGAGCAGCGCAGAGA GGTAAAGTACGAAGATCCCCAAGCCTCCAAAGGACTCGCTGGTGCCCTGGATGCCCGACAGCAGAACACAGGAGCA GTGCCGGTTCCCCAAGCCAATTTCATGGAAGACATCGAAAAGTGGCTCTCCACTGACGTG GGGGAGTCCGAGGATGCAAAAGGTGTCACCAGTGAAG AGTTTGACAAGTTTCTGGAAGAGCGAGCAAAAGTTGCGGACCGACTCCCCACTTTGTCCAGCTCTTCAGCAGGCACGTCTgtctcccctcctgctgccagccatcATCGGAAGCAAGCAAAGGAAGATGACGCTATGTTTGCCTTGTGA
- the TOM1 gene encoding target of Myb protein 1 isoform X1, giving the protein MDFLLGNPFSSPVGQRIERATDGSLRNEDWALNMEICDIINETEEGPKDAFRAIKKRIAGNKNFHEVMLALTVLETCVKNCGHRFHVLVASQDFVESVLVRTILPKNNPPAIVHDKVLTLIQSWADAFRSSPDLTGVVAVYEDLRRKGLEFPMTDLDMLSPIHTPRRTVYSSNSQSGQNSPVVNSPQQMESILHPVTLPAGGETSSEAPITPTPEQIRKLRSELEVVNGNVKVMSEMLTELVPSQAETSDLELLQELNRTCRAMQQRVLELIPRVLHEQLTEELLLINDNLNNVFLRHERFERLRTGQSVKAPTEAQNSLIDLGPSTPSAARQPEVTNNLSSQLAGMNLGSSSVSAGLHSLNTSGKLEEEFDMFAMTRGSSLAEQRREVKYEDPQASKGLAGALDARQQNTGAGEFGASSDGAQLTNWMVRQGMVPVPQANFMEDIEKWLSTDVGESEDAKGVTSEEFDKFLEERAKVADRLPTLSSSSAGTSVSPPAASHHRKQAKEDDAMFAL; this is encoded by the exons CGAGGACTGGGCTCTCAACATGGAGATCTGCGACATCATTAACGAGACTGAAGAAGG ACCCAAAGATGCCTTCCGAGCCATAAAGAAGAGAATTGCAGGGAATAAGAATTTCCATGAAGTTATGCTGGCTTTGACG GTCTTGGAGACATGCGTCAAAAACTGTGGCCATCGCTTCCATGTCCTTGTGGCCAGCCAGGACTTTGTGGAAAGCGTCCTGGTGAGAACAATCCTGCCGAAGAACAATCCACCTGCCATAGTGCACGACAAGGTGCTGACCCTCATCCAG TCCTGGGCGGATGCTTTCCGCAGCTCACCGGACTTGACTGGTGTTGTGGCTGTCTACGAAGACCTTAGACGGAAAGGCCTGGAGTTCCCCATGACCGATCTGGACATGCTGTCACCCATCCACACACCACGGAGG ACTGTGTACAGCTCCAACTCCCAGTCTGGACAGAACTCACCTGTGGTCAACTCCCCGCAGCAGATGGAGTCCATCCTCCACCCTGTCACCCTGCCCGCTGGCGGAGAGACATCCAGCGAGGCGCCCATCACACCCACACCAGAGCAG ATCAGGAAGCTGCGCAGCGAGCTGGAAGTGGTGAACGGGAACGTGAAGGTCATGTCGGAGATGCTGACAGAGTTGGTGCCGTCGCAGGCTGAGACTTCCgacctggagctgctgcaa GAGCTGAATCGTACATGCAGAGCCATGCAACAGCGTGTGCTGGAACTGATTCCCCGTGTCCTCCACGAGCAGCTCACCGAGGAGCTACTCCTCATCAATGACAACCTCAACAACGTGTTTCTACGCCATGAAAG gttTGAGCGTCTTCGGACCGGACAGTCTGTTAAG gcaCCAACTGAGGCACAGAACAGCTTGATTGACCTGGGACCCAGTACTCCTTCTGCAGCGAGACAGCCTGAAGTCACCAACaacctctcctcccagctggcTGGAATGA acctgGGCTCAAGCAGCGTGAGTGCAGGGCTGCACTCCCTCAACACCTCTGGCAAGCTGGAAGAAGAGTTCGACATGTTTGCCATGACCCGGGGCAGCTCGCTGGCTGAGCAGCGCAGAGA GGTAAAGTACGAAGATCCCCAAGCCTCCAAAGGACTCGCTGGTGCCCTGGATGCCCGACAGCAGAACACAGGAGCA GGGGAGTTTGGTGCCTCCAGTGATGGAGCCCAGCTGACTAACTGGATGGTGCGGCAAGGAATG GTGCCGGTTCCCCAAGCCAATTTCATGGAAGACATCGAAAAGTGGCTCTCCACTGACGTG GGGGAGTCCGAGGATGCAAAAGGTGTCACCAGTGAAG AGTTTGACAAGTTTCTGGAAGAGCGAGCAAAAGTTGCGGACCGACTCCCCACTTTGTCCAGCTCTTCAGCAGGCACGTCTgtctcccctcctgctgccagccatcATCGGAAGCAAGCAAAGGAAGATGACGCTATGTTTGCCTTGTGA